A stretch of Falco rusticolus isolate bFalRus1 chromosome 2, bFalRus1.pri, whole genome shotgun sequence DNA encodes these proteins:
- the TAB3 gene encoding TGF-beta-activated kinase 1 and MAP3K7-binding protein 3 isoform X1: MAQGSQQLDMQVLHDLRQRFPEIPEGVVSQCMLQNNNNLDACCRALAQESNKYLYMEYHSPDDTRMNRNSLLHINLGIHPHTSYHVGDGAQLNGGRTLVHSSSDGHIDPQRTAGKQLICLVQEPHSAPAVVAASPSYNPFFVNDQNRNAATPPPQPPPQPSSIQPGMNTSAMQGPPPTYMHIPRYSTNPITVTVSQNLPSGQSVPRALQILPQIPSNLYGTPGSIYIRQTSQSSSGRQTPQNTQWHSSPQGPVPHYTPRPLPVYPHQQNYQPSQYSPKQAQIPQSAFRSPPASQCPSPFGSPQHQVQTPQLGHQSSHVFMPPSPSTVPPHPYQQASQTFQKQGGHSVPYLPPFAGPSLSKGSMNKIEITVEPPQRPGTAMNRSPSPISNQPSQRNQHSLYAATTPPSSSPSRGMSGQPKPPFSVNPVYITYTQPTGPAGAPTQSPRVMVSQPNPTIFKITVGRAPTENLLNLVDQEERSAAPEPIQPISVIPGSGGEKGSHKYQRSSSSGSDDYAYTQALLLHQRARMERLAKELKLEKEELERLKAEVNGMEHDLMQRRLRRVSCTTAIPTPEEMTRLRSLNRQLQINVDCTLKEVDLLQSRGNFDPKAACNFYDNIEPGPVVPPKPYKKEHQNSSKQTPRTQPRDEDFEGAPWNCDSCTFLNHPALNRCEQCEMPRYT, translated from the exons ATGGCGCAGGGCAGTCAACAACTCGACATGCAGGTTCTCCATGATCTCCGACAACGTTTCCCTGAGATACCTGAAGGGGTGGTATCTCAGTGCATGCTTCAG AACAACAACAACCTAGATGCCTGTTGTCGAGCCCTTGCACAGGAGAGCAACAAATACTTATATATGGAGTACCATAGCCCTGATGACACCAGAATGAATAGAAATAGCCTTTTGCACATTAATCTGGGTATTCATCCTCATACCAGCTATCATGTAGGGGATGGAGCTCAACTTAATGGTGGTCGTACACTGGTACACAGTTCAAGTGATGGACATATTGATCCACAACGCACAGCAGGTAAACAGCTGATATGCTTAGTTCAAGAACCACATTCTGCTCCCGCTGTTGTGGCAGCTTCTCCTAGTTACAATCCATTTTTTGTGAATGACCAGAATAGAAATGCAGCTACTCCTCCTCCACAGCCACCTCCACAGCCATCTTCCATACAACCAGGAATGAACACGTCTGCTATGCAAGGCCCTCCTCCCACGTATATGCACATACCTCGGTACAGTACAAATCCCATTACTGTTACAGTATCGCAAAACCTCCCCTCTGGACAGAGTGTACCCAGAGCTCTACAAATTCTTCCACAGATTCCAAGCAATCTTTATGGGACTCCTGGCTCTATTTATATAAGGCAAACATCTCAGAGTTCTTCAGGACGACAGACTCCTCAGAATACACAGTGGCATTCATCGCCACAGGGCCCAGTTCCACATTATACTCCCCGTCCTTTACCTGTATATCCACATCAACAGAACTACCAACCTTCTCAGTATTCTCCTAAACAAGCCCAGATCCCTCAGTCAGCTTTTCGATCACCACCGGCATCCCAGTGTCCCTCACCTTTTGGTTCTCCTCAACACCAAGTTCAGACTCCTCAGTTGGGTCATCAGAGTTCACATGTTTTCATGCCTCCTAGTCCTTCAACTGTCCCACCCCATCCATATCAGCAAGCATCCCAGACTTTTCAAAAACAAGGTGGTCACTCTGTGCCGTATCTTCCTCCTTTTGCTGGACCTAGTTTATCCAAAGGTTCCAtgaataaaatagaaattacagtCGAGCCACCACAAAGACCTGGGACTGCAATGAACAGAAGTCCTTCACCAATAAGTAATCAACCATCTCAACGAAACCAGCACTCACTGTATGCAGCCACTACTCCTCCTTCAAGCTCTCCATCAAGAGGTATGTCGGGTCAACCCAAACCTCCATTTAGTGTTAATCCAGTATATATTACCTACACTCAACCAACTGGACCTGCAGGTGCACCAACACAGTCTCCTCGGGTAATGGTATCTCAGCCAAACCcaaccatttttaaaatcacagtagGTCGAGCACCGACTGAGAATCTTTTAAATTTAGTGGACCAAGAAGAGCGTTCTGCAGCACCAGAACCTATTCAGCCTATTTCTGTAATCCCAGGatctggaggagaaaaaggaagccATAAGTATCAGAGAAGTTCTAGTTCTGGATCAGATGACTATGCTTACACTCAAG CCTTGCTGTTACATCAACGAGCAAGGATGGAGAGATTAGCAAAGGAACTGAAGCTTGAGAAGGAAGAGCTTGAACGCCTGAAAGCTGAAGTCAATGGTATGGAGCACGATCTAATGCAGAGGCGGCTTCGGAGAGTTAGCTGTACAACTGCAATTCCAACA CCTGAGGAAATGACCAGATTAAGAAGCCTCAACAGACAGCTCCAGATAAATGTTGACTGTACACTGAAAGAAGTTGATCTCCTTCAGTCTAGAG GGAACTTTGATCCGAAAGCCGCATGTAATTTCTATGATAACATAGAGCCTGGTCCTGTTGTGCCACCAAAGCCATATAAAAAGG AACATCAAAACAGCTCCAAACAGACTCCACGGACTCAGCCAAGAGATGAAGACTTCGAAGGGGCTCCATGGAATTGTGATAGCTGCACCTTTCTAAATCATCCGGCACTAAATCGCTGTGAGCAGTGTGAAATGCCACGATACACCTGA
- the TAB3 gene encoding TGF-beta-activated kinase 1 and MAP3K7-binding protein 3 isoform X3: MAQGSQQLDMQVLHDLRQRFPEIPEGVVSQCMLQNNNNLDACCRALAQESNKYLYMEYHSPDDTRMNRNSLLHINLGIHPHTSYHVGDGAQLNGGRTLVHSSSDGHIDPQRTAGKQLICLVQEPHSAPAVVAASPSYNPFFVNDQNRNAATPPPQPPPQPSSIQPGMNTSAMQGPPPTYMHIPRYSTNPITVTVSQNLPSGQSVPRALQILPQIPSNLYGTPGSIYIRQTSQSSSGRQTPQNTQWHSSPQGPVPHYTPRPLPVYPHQQNYQPSQYSPKQAQIPQSAFRSPPASQCPSPFGSPQHQVQTPQLGHQSSHVFMPPSPSTVPPHPYQQASQTFQKQGGHSVPYLPPFAGPSLSKGSMNKIEITVEPPQRPGTAMNRSPSPISNQPSQRNQHSLYAATTPPSSSPSRALLLHQRARMERLAKELKLEKEELERLKAEVNGMEHDLMQRRLRRVSCTTAIPTPEEMTRLRSLNRQLQINVDCTLKEVDLLQSRGNFDPKAACNFYDNIEPGPVVPPKPYKKEHQNSSKQTPRTQPRDEDFEGAPWNCDSCTFLNHPALNRCEQCEMPRYT; this comes from the exons ATGGCGCAGGGCAGTCAACAACTCGACATGCAGGTTCTCCATGATCTCCGACAACGTTTCCCTGAGATACCTGAAGGGGTGGTATCTCAGTGCATGCTTCAG AACAACAACAACCTAGATGCCTGTTGTCGAGCCCTTGCACAGGAGAGCAACAAATACTTATATATGGAGTACCATAGCCCTGATGACACCAGAATGAATAGAAATAGCCTTTTGCACATTAATCTGGGTATTCATCCTCATACCAGCTATCATGTAGGGGATGGAGCTCAACTTAATGGTGGTCGTACACTGGTACACAGTTCAAGTGATGGACATATTGATCCACAACGCACAGCAGGTAAACAGCTGATATGCTTAGTTCAAGAACCACATTCTGCTCCCGCTGTTGTGGCAGCTTCTCCTAGTTACAATCCATTTTTTGTGAATGACCAGAATAGAAATGCAGCTACTCCTCCTCCACAGCCACCTCCACAGCCATCTTCCATACAACCAGGAATGAACACGTCTGCTATGCAAGGCCCTCCTCCCACGTATATGCACATACCTCGGTACAGTACAAATCCCATTACTGTTACAGTATCGCAAAACCTCCCCTCTGGACAGAGTGTACCCAGAGCTCTACAAATTCTTCCACAGATTCCAAGCAATCTTTATGGGACTCCTGGCTCTATTTATATAAGGCAAACATCTCAGAGTTCTTCAGGACGACAGACTCCTCAGAATACACAGTGGCATTCATCGCCACAGGGCCCAGTTCCACATTATACTCCCCGTCCTTTACCTGTATATCCACATCAACAGAACTACCAACCTTCTCAGTATTCTCCTAAACAAGCCCAGATCCCTCAGTCAGCTTTTCGATCACCACCGGCATCCCAGTGTCCCTCACCTTTTGGTTCTCCTCAACACCAAGTTCAGACTCCTCAGTTGGGTCATCAGAGTTCACATGTTTTCATGCCTCCTAGTCCTTCAACTGTCCCACCCCATCCATATCAGCAAGCATCCCAGACTTTTCAAAAACAAGGTGGTCACTCTGTGCCGTATCTTCCTCCTTTTGCTGGACCTAGTTTATCCAAAGGTTCCAtgaataaaatagaaattacagtCGAGCCACCACAAAGACCTGGGACTGCAATGAACAGAAGTCCTTCACCAATAAGTAATCAACCATCTCAACGAAACCAGCACTCACTGTATGCAGCCACTACTCCTCCTTCAAGCTCTCCATCAAGAG CCTTGCTGTTACATCAACGAGCAAGGATGGAGAGATTAGCAAAGGAACTGAAGCTTGAGAAGGAAGAGCTTGAACGCCTGAAAGCTGAAGTCAATGGTATGGAGCACGATCTAATGCAGAGGCGGCTTCGGAGAGTTAGCTGTACAACTGCAATTCCAACA CCTGAGGAAATGACCAGATTAAGAAGCCTCAACAGACAGCTCCAGATAAATGTTGACTGTACACTGAAAGAAGTTGATCTCCTTCAGTCTAGAG GGAACTTTGATCCGAAAGCCGCATGTAATTTCTATGATAACATAGAGCCTGGTCCTGTTGTGCCACCAAAGCCATATAAAAAGG AACATCAAAACAGCTCCAAACAGACTCCACGGACTCAGCCAAGAGATGAAGACTTCGAAGGGGCTCCATGGAATTGTGATAGCTGCACCTTTCTAAATCATCCGGCACTAAATCGCTGTGAGCAGTGTGAAATGCCACGATACACCTGA
- the TAB3 gene encoding TGF-beta-activated kinase 1 and MAP3K7-binding protein 3 isoform X2, whose protein sequence is MAQGSQQLDMQVLHDLRQRFPEIPEGVVSQCMLQNNNNLDACCRALAQESNKYLYMEYHSPDDTRMNRNSLLHINLGIHPHTSYHVGDGAQLNGGRTLVHSSSDGHIDPQRTAGKQLICLVQEPHSAPAVVAASPSYNPFFVNDQNRNAATPPPQPPPQPSSIQPGMNTSAMQGPPPTYMHIPRYSTNPITVTVSQNLPSGQSVPRALQILPQIPSNLYGTPGSIYIRQTSQSSSGRQTPQNTQWHSSPQGPVPHYTPRPLPVYPHQQNYQPSQYSPKQAQIPQSAFRSPPASQCPSPFGSPQHQVQTPQLGHQSSHVFMPPSPSTVPPHPYQQASQTFQKQGGHSVPYLPPFAGPSLSKGSMNKIEITVEPPQRPGTAMNRSPSPISNQPSQRNQHSLYAATTPPSSSPSRGSGGEKGSHKYQRSSSSGSDDYAYTQALLLHQRARMERLAKELKLEKEELERLKAEVNGMEHDLMQRRLRRVSCTTAIPTPEEMTRLRSLNRQLQINVDCTLKEVDLLQSRGNFDPKAACNFYDNIEPGPVVPPKPYKKEHQNSSKQTPRTQPRDEDFEGAPWNCDSCTFLNHPALNRCEQCEMPRYT, encoded by the exons ATGGCGCAGGGCAGTCAACAACTCGACATGCAGGTTCTCCATGATCTCCGACAACGTTTCCCTGAGATACCTGAAGGGGTGGTATCTCAGTGCATGCTTCAG AACAACAACAACCTAGATGCCTGTTGTCGAGCCCTTGCACAGGAGAGCAACAAATACTTATATATGGAGTACCATAGCCCTGATGACACCAGAATGAATAGAAATAGCCTTTTGCACATTAATCTGGGTATTCATCCTCATACCAGCTATCATGTAGGGGATGGAGCTCAACTTAATGGTGGTCGTACACTGGTACACAGTTCAAGTGATGGACATATTGATCCACAACGCACAGCAGGTAAACAGCTGATATGCTTAGTTCAAGAACCACATTCTGCTCCCGCTGTTGTGGCAGCTTCTCCTAGTTACAATCCATTTTTTGTGAATGACCAGAATAGAAATGCAGCTACTCCTCCTCCACAGCCACCTCCACAGCCATCTTCCATACAACCAGGAATGAACACGTCTGCTATGCAAGGCCCTCCTCCCACGTATATGCACATACCTCGGTACAGTACAAATCCCATTACTGTTACAGTATCGCAAAACCTCCCCTCTGGACAGAGTGTACCCAGAGCTCTACAAATTCTTCCACAGATTCCAAGCAATCTTTATGGGACTCCTGGCTCTATTTATATAAGGCAAACATCTCAGAGTTCTTCAGGACGACAGACTCCTCAGAATACACAGTGGCATTCATCGCCACAGGGCCCAGTTCCACATTATACTCCCCGTCCTTTACCTGTATATCCACATCAACAGAACTACCAACCTTCTCAGTATTCTCCTAAACAAGCCCAGATCCCTCAGTCAGCTTTTCGATCACCACCGGCATCCCAGTGTCCCTCACCTTTTGGTTCTCCTCAACACCAAGTTCAGACTCCTCAGTTGGGTCATCAGAGTTCACATGTTTTCATGCCTCCTAGTCCTTCAACTGTCCCACCCCATCCATATCAGCAAGCATCCCAGACTTTTCAAAAACAAGGTGGTCACTCTGTGCCGTATCTTCCTCCTTTTGCTGGACCTAGTTTATCCAAAGGTTCCAtgaataaaatagaaattacagtCGAGCCACCACAAAGACCTGGGACTGCAATGAACAGAAGTCCTTCACCAATAAGTAATCAACCATCTCAACGAAACCAGCACTCACTGTATGCAGCCACTACTCCTCCTTCAAGCTCTCCATCAAGAG GatctggaggagaaaaaggaagccATAAGTATCAGAGAAGTTCTAGTTCTGGATCAGATGACTATGCTTACACTCAAG CCTTGCTGTTACATCAACGAGCAAGGATGGAGAGATTAGCAAAGGAACTGAAGCTTGAGAAGGAAGAGCTTGAACGCCTGAAAGCTGAAGTCAATGGTATGGAGCACGATCTAATGCAGAGGCGGCTTCGGAGAGTTAGCTGTACAACTGCAATTCCAACA CCTGAGGAAATGACCAGATTAAGAAGCCTCAACAGACAGCTCCAGATAAATGTTGACTGTACACTGAAAGAAGTTGATCTCCTTCAGTCTAGAG GGAACTTTGATCCGAAAGCCGCATGTAATTTCTATGATAACATAGAGCCTGGTCCTGTTGTGCCACCAAAGCCATATAAAAAGG AACATCAAAACAGCTCCAAACAGACTCCACGGACTCAGCCAAGAGATGAAGACTTCGAAGGGGCTCCATGGAATTGTGATAGCTGCACCTTTCTAAATCATCCGGCACTAAATCGCTGTGAGCAGTGTGAAATGCCACGATACACCTGA